In the genome of Pongo pygmaeus isolate AG05252 chromosome 9, NHGRI_mPonPyg2-v2.0_pri, whole genome shotgun sequence, one region contains:
- the LOC129008340 gene encoding olfactory receptor 9I1: MAKNNLTTVTNFILMGFMDHPKLEIPLFLVFLSFYLVTLLGNVGMIMLIQVDVKLHTPIMYFFLSHLSLLDACYTSVITPQILATLATGKMVISYGHCAAHFFLFTICAGTECFLLAVMAYDHCVAICNPLLYTVAMNPRLCWSLVVGAYVCGVSGAILRTTCTFTLSFCEDNQINFFFCDLPPLLKLACSDTANIEIVIIFFGNFVILANASVILISYLLIIKTILKVKSSGGRAKTFSTCASHITAVALFFGTLTFMYLRSGSGKSLEEDKVVSVFYTVVIPMLNPLIYSLRNEDIKDAFRKVTRRLQVSLSM, encoded by the coding sequence ATGGCCAAGAATAATCTCACCACAGTAACCAATTTCATTCTCATGGGCTTTATGGACCACCCCAAATTGGAGATTCCCCTCTTCCTGGTGTTTCTGAGTTTCTACCTTGTCACCCTTCTTGGGAATGTGGGGATGATTATGTTAATCCAAGTAGATGTCAAACTCCACACCCCAATAATGTACTTCTTCCTGAGCCACCTCTCTCTGCTGGATGCCTGTTACACCTCAGTCATCACCCCTCAGATCCTAGCCACATTGGCTACAGGCAAAATGGTCATCTCCTACGGCCACTGTGCTGCCCACTTCTTTTTATTCACCATCTGTGCAGGCACAGAGTGCTTCTTGCTGGCAGTGATGGCCTATGATCACTGTGTTGCCATTTGCAACCCACTGCTCTATACCGTGGCCATGAATCCCAGGCTCTGCTGGAGCCTGGTGGTGGGAGCCTATGTCTGTGGGGTGTCAGGAGCCATCCTGCGTACCACGTGCACCTTCACCCTCTCCTTCTGTGAAGACAATCAAATAAACTTCTTCTTCTGTGACCTCCCACCCCTGCTGAAGCTTGCCTGCAGTGACACAGCAAACATCGAGATTGTCATCATCTTCTTTGGCAATTTTGTGATTTTGGCCAATGCCTCAGTCATCCTGATTTCCTATCTGCTCATCATCAAGACCATTTTGAAAGTGAAGTCTTCAGGTGGAAGGGCCAAGACTTTCTCCACATGTGCCTCTCACATCACTGCTGTGGCCCTTTTCTTTGGGACCCTTACCTTCATGTATCTGCGAAGTGGCTCAGGCAAATCCCTGGAGGAAGACAAAGTCGTGTCTGTCTTCTACACAGTGGTCATCCCCATGCTGAATCCTCTGATCTACAGCTTAAGAAACGAAGATATAAAAGATGCCTTCAGAAAGGTCACTAGGAGACTCCAGGTGTCCCTGAGCATGTAG